The following coding sequences lie in one Primulina huaijiensis isolate GDHJ02 chromosome 2, ASM1229523v2, whole genome shotgun sequence genomic window:
- the LOC140971159 gene encoding pentatricopeptide repeat-containing protein At5g02830, chloroplastic isoform X2: MEILFCTVILEFGKKGDLMSALRAFEASKQNLNCINMHAYRTIIDVCGLCGDYLKSRTIFEELLASKVTPNTYVFNSLMNVNAGDLHYTMNVYKQMRKLGVIADIASHNILLKSCCLAARVELAQDIYKGIRDLESKGALKLDVFTYSTMIKIFADAKMWKLALEIKEDMIASDVIPNTVTWSSLINACANAGLVEQTVKLFEEMLLAGGQPNSQCINILLHACVEACQFDRAFRLFQCWKERGFHQTTADHNQYNAEEFLAIDQMKKSSSPYRHLTVKVPFRPTTSTYNIMMKACGTDYYRAKALMGEMKTLGLSPNNISWSILIDICGDSGNVATAAQILSSMHETGIQPDVVTYTTAIKVCVKHNNPKLAFSLFAEMEKYQIKPNMVTYNTILRARSRYGSLQEVQQCLAIYQDMRKAGYKSSDYYLKQLIEEWCEGVIQNRTMATDQCCSQRTHFRPESILLEKVAEHLQENNADSLSIDLRSLTKVEARIVVLAVLRKIKEKYIAGDSVKDDVLIILGARELYQDENGIREAVIRLLHRDLGLQVLSSEVKYQNLRSEEVHEGSSLPPASKSPSRRPVALQRLKVSRESLQHWLQRRLDAATN; this comes from the exons ATGGAAATTCTATTTTGCACTGTAATTCTtgaatttggaaagaaaggggATTTGATGTCTGCTCTGAGAGCCTTTGAAGCTTCCAAGCAGAACTTGAATTGTATTAATATGCATGCCTATCGGACAATAATAGATGTGTGTGGTCTTTGCGGTGACTACTTGAAGTCAAGGACCATTTTTGAG GAGTTGCTTGCCAGCAAGGTCACCCCAAATACATATGTCTTTAACAGTCTCATGAATGTGAATGCCGGTGATTTGCATTACACAATGAATGTATACAAGCAGATGAGG AAACTTGGGGTGATTGCTGACATTGCATCTCACAACATCCTTTTGAAATCATGCTGCCTTGCTGCAAGAGTTGAACTTGCCCAGGACATTTATAAGGGCATACGAGATTTGGAGTCAAAAGGAGCGCTGAAACTGGATGTTTTCACATATAGCACAATGATAAAG ATCTTTGCAGATGCCAAAATGTGGAAACTGGCTTTAGAAATCAAAGAAGATATGATTGCATCTGATGTCATTCCGAACACGGTTACATGGTCATCGTTGATCAATGCATGTGCAAATGCAGGTCTGGTCGAGCAAACAGTTAAGTTATTTGAAGAGATGCTTCTAGCTGGTGGTCAACCAAATTCACAATGTATCAATATTCTTCTTCATGCCTGCGTTGAAGCTTGCCAATTTGATAGGGCCTTTCGGCTATTTCAATGCTGGAAAGAAAGAGGTTTTCATCAAACTACTGCagatcataaccaatataatgCAGAGGAATTTCTAGCTATTGATCAAATGAAAAAGAGTTCCTCACCTTACAGGCACTTAACCGTTAAAGTTCCATTTAGGCCTACAACTTCGACCTATAATATCATGATGAAAGCCTGTGGCACTGATTATTACCGAGCCAAAGCTTTGATGGGTGAAATGAAAACTTTGGGCCTTTCTCCTAATAATATAAGCTGGTCGATCTTGATTGATATTTGTGGAGACTCAGGGAATGTTGCAACCGCAGCACAG aTCTTGAGTTCCATGCATGAAACTGGCATTCAACCTGATGTTGTTACATATACAACAGCTATTAAG GTCTGTGTGAAACACAACAATCCGAAGCTTGCATTTTCGCTATTTGCAGAAAtggaaaaatatcaaataaaaccGAATATG GTGACTTACAACACTATTCTTCGAGCTCGTAGTAGGTATGGTTCACTGCAGGAAGTACAACAATGCCTTGCTATATATCAGGATATGAGAAAAGCAGG ATACAAATCGAGCGACTACTATCTCAAGCAACTAATTGAGGAGTGGTGTGAAGGTGTAATACAGAATAGAACAATGGCGACTGACCAATGTTGTTCTCAGAGGACCCATTTTAGGCCTGAAAGTATACTACTCGAGAAAGTTGCAGAACACTTGCAAGAAAACAATGCTGATAGCCTTTCCATTGATCTTCGAAGTCTCACAAAG gTGGAAGCACGGATAGTCGTTCTGGCAGTTCTGAGGAAGATCAAAGAAAAGTACATTGCAG GAGATTCAGTGAAAGATGATGTCTTGATCATATTAGGAGCCCGAGAACTCTATCAAGATGAGAATGGAATTAGGGAAGCTGTGATTAGACTACTGCATCGCGACTTAGGGCTTCAGGTTCTTTCATCAGAggtaaaatatcaaaatttgagatcagAAGAAGTACATGAAGGTAGCAGTTTGCCACCAGCATCTAAATCTCCTAGCAGGAGACCAGTAGCTCTACAGAGGCTAAAGGTAAGCAGGGAATCACTACAGCATTGGTTGCAAAGACGGCTCGATGCGGCAACAAATTAA
- the LOC140971159 gene encoding pentatricopeptide repeat-containing protein At5g02830, chloroplastic isoform X1 — protein sequence MLKCGEVDQIVDLMVTLHGFQFPIQKLAEPSHIINLCIKKRNPMTAIRYAQICPHMEILFCTVILEFGKKGDLMSALRAFEASKQNLNCINMHAYRTIIDVCGLCGDYLKSRTIFEELLASKVTPNTYVFNSLMNVNAGDLHYTMNVYKQMRKLGVIADIASHNILLKSCCLAARVELAQDIYKGIRDLESKGALKLDVFTYSTMIKIFADAKMWKLALEIKEDMIASDVIPNTVTWSSLINACANAGLVEQTVKLFEEMLLAGGQPNSQCINILLHACVEACQFDRAFRLFQCWKERGFHQTTADHNQYNAEEFLAIDQMKKSSSPYRHLTVKVPFRPTTSTYNIMMKACGTDYYRAKALMGEMKTLGLSPNNISWSILIDICGDSGNVATAAQILSSMHETGIQPDVVTYTTAIKVCVKHNNPKLAFSLFAEMEKYQIKPNMVTYNTILRARSRYGSLQEVQQCLAIYQDMRKAGYKSSDYYLKQLIEEWCEGVIQNRTMATDQCCSQRTHFRPESILLEKVAEHLQENNADSLSIDLRSLTKVEARIVVLAVLRKIKEKYIAGDSVKDDVLIILGARELYQDENGIREAVIRLLHRDLGLQVLSSEVKYQNLRSEEVHEGSSLPPASKSPSRRPVALQRLKVSRESLQHWLQRRLDAATN from the exons ATGTTGAAATGCGGTGAAGTAGATCAAATTGTGGACTTGATGGTAACTCTTCATG GATTTCAATTTCCAATTCAAAAATTGGCGGAGCCTTCTCATATCATAAACCTTTGTATCAAAAAGAGGAACCCTATGACAGCCATAAG GTATGCACAGATTTGCCCTCATATGGAAATTCTATTTTGCACTGTAATTCTtgaatttggaaagaaaggggATTTGATGTCTGCTCTGAGAGCCTTTGAAGCTTCCAAGCAGAACTTGAATTGTATTAATATGCATGCCTATCGGACAATAATAGATGTGTGTGGTCTTTGCGGTGACTACTTGAAGTCAAGGACCATTTTTGAG GAGTTGCTTGCCAGCAAGGTCACCCCAAATACATATGTCTTTAACAGTCTCATGAATGTGAATGCCGGTGATTTGCATTACACAATGAATGTATACAAGCAGATGAGG AAACTTGGGGTGATTGCTGACATTGCATCTCACAACATCCTTTTGAAATCATGCTGCCTTGCTGCAAGAGTTGAACTTGCCCAGGACATTTATAAGGGCATACGAGATTTGGAGTCAAAAGGAGCGCTGAAACTGGATGTTTTCACATATAGCACAATGATAAAG ATCTTTGCAGATGCCAAAATGTGGAAACTGGCTTTAGAAATCAAAGAAGATATGATTGCATCTGATGTCATTCCGAACACGGTTACATGGTCATCGTTGATCAATGCATGTGCAAATGCAGGTCTGGTCGAGCAAACAGTTAAGTTATTTGAAGAGATGCTTCTAGCTGGTGGTCAACCAAATTCACAATGTATCAATATTCTTCTTCATGCCTGCGTTGAAGCTTGCCAATTTGATAGGGCCTTTCGGCTATTTCAATGCTGGAAAGAAAGAGGTTTTCATCAAACTACTGCagatcataaccaatataatgCAGAGGAATTTCTAGCTATTGATCAAATGAAAAAGAGTTCCTCACCTTACAGGCACTTAACCGTTAAAGTTCCATTTAGGCCTACAACTTCGACCTATAATATCATGATGAAAGCCTGTGGCACTGATTATTACCGAGCCAAAGCTTTGATGGGTGAAATGAAAACTTTGGGCCTTTCTCCTAATAATATAAGCTGGTCGATCTTGATTGATATTTGTGGAGACTCAGGGAATGTTGCAACCGCAGCACAG aTCTTGAGTTCCATGCATGAAACTGGCATTCAACCTGATGTTGTTACATATACAACAGCTATTAAG GTCTGTGTGAAACACAACAATCCGAAGCTTGCATTTTCGCTATTTGCAGAAAtggaaaaatatcaaataaaaccGAATATG GTGACTTACAACACTATTCTTCGAGCTCGTAGTAGGTATGGTTCACTGCAGGAAGTACAACAATGCCTTGCTATATATCAGGATATGAGAAAAGCAGG ATACAAATCGAGCGACTACTATCTCAAGCAACTAATTGAGGAGTGGTGTGAAGGTGTAATACAGAATAGAACAATGGCGACTGACCAATGTTGTTCTCAGAGGACCCATTTTAGGCCTGAAAGTATACTACTCGAGAAAGTTGCAGAACACTTGCAAGAAAACAATGCTGATAGCCTTTCCATTGATCTTCGAAGTCTCACAAAG gTGGAAGCACGGATAGTCGTTCTGGCAGTTCTGAGGAAGATCAAAGAAAAGTACATTGCAG GAGATTCAGTGAAAGATGATGTCTTGATCATATTAGGAGCCCGAGAACTCTATCAAGATGAGAATGGAATTAGGGAAGCTGTGATTAGACTACTGCATCGCGACTTAGGGCTTCAGGTTCTTTCATCAGAggtaaaatatcaaaatttgagatcagAAGAAGTACATGAAGGTAGCAGTTTGCCACCAGCATCTAAATCTCCTAGCAGGAGACCAGTAGCTCTACAGAGGCTAAAGGTAAGCAGGGAATCACTACAGCATTGGTTGCAAAGACGGCTCGATGCGGCAACAAATTAA
- the LOC140971161 gene encoding thioredoxin-like protein AAED1, chloroplastic, which yields MAFALPVATADGRITQNTVTASKLHIPTTSIRRFQKPSPSCSRFHRSLQTKNSPYTWSVISGSTGVETSSAAEGTASQLDNVVVLDLNGKEIPISDLWKDRKAVVAFARHFGCVLCRKRADYLANEKDKLDAAGVALVLIGPGSVDQAKAFSEQTKFQGEVYADPSYSSYKAMNFISGVSTTFSSGAGLKIIKAYLEGYRQDWALSFEKDTRTRGGWQQGGIIVAGPGKNNISYIHKDKEAGDDPDIEDILKVTGLCKAVPSDHNIQGQG from the exons ATGGCGTTTGCTCTTCCAGTAGCCACAGCGGACGGGAGGATCACACAAAATACTGTAACTGCCAGCAAATTACACATTCCAACCACATCTATCCGCAGATTCCAAAAGCCATCGCCCTCATGCTCGCGTTTCCACCGGTCTCTCCAAACCAAGAATTCGCCGTATACATGGTCCGTCATCTCCGGCTCCACGG GTGTTGAAACATCTTCGGCGGCCGAGGGTACCGCTAGCCAGTTGGACAACGTGGTGGTGTTAGATTTGAATGGAAAGGAAATTCCCATTTCTGATTTGTGGAAAGATAGGAAAGCTGTCGTCGCATTTGCTCGACATTTTGG ATGTGTACTCTGTCGAAAAAGGGCTGATTATCTTGCTAATGAGAAG GATAAGTTGGATGCAGCTGGCGTGGCACTAGTCTTAATCGGACCCGGCAGTGTTGATCAG GCAAAAGCATTCTCCGAACAAACAAAGTTCCAAGGAG AGGTATATGCAGATCCTAGCTATTCATCATATAAGGCGATGAATTTCATCTCCGGAGTTTCTACCACATTTAGCTCTGGG GCgggtttgaaaataataaaagccTACTTGGAAGGGTATCGCCAGGACTGGGCACTCTCCTTTGAGAAGGATACCAGGACAAGGGGTGGCTG GCAGCAAGGTGGGATTATTGTTGCTGGTCCTGGTAAAAATAACATCTCATATATCCACAAG GATAAAGAAGCAGGGGATGATCCAGATATAGAAGATATCTTGAAA GTGACTGGACTTTGTAAAGCAGTTCCATCAGATCACAATATTCAAGGCCAAGGGTAA